A single region of the Populus nigra chromosome 2, ddPopNigr1.1, whole genome shotgun sequence genome encodes:
- the LOC133682946 gene encoding uncharacterized protein LOC133682946: MKGHLKEAIDVGSIFSTPVSYSDDTNTSHKLSSVLLNEFNYLSWSRAVPIALDGRSKLSFINGSTVSPEVNDPGNMKHGCSKTNWIFQIHREVASLHQEDKPFVQLLGSFKNLWNELEMYRPHTTDATILRKRTEEDKIFQLLASLSSDFKDLRSHILMNPELPTFKLVCATIQREEIHRKVMTQEAGVSDTRAYQTKLLPRDKSSRNADHGQYRSLSENKAYKGKQPDSKCQYCHNIGHHMDRCWLLHPELKPKFAKDFRRQTRRANNSKSYLAHNNSNHTEIFPATPGTLISDFANYLQDNRDRPGKQGKLLAFMTALELVNLHDLWIIDSGATDHMSNKLTSIHDFKSFVRPTFVSVANGKNAYVKGKGKQGEVLSNFFPLPSIENTNHLLSIVLSIDCVLPNSDQHTQSSTGFIPNNDGLGQNQLPAATNPASNPSNDILQIDQQIHLQSAIDSSNSTSDHISNSELLDALDALPFTRRVSIRTRQPSSRMQDYVTYNAMHEELKALTENHAWNIVSLPAGKEAVGCRWIFKTKFKSDGTVDRHKACLVAQGFTKKFGVDYKETFAPVAKMTTVRVLLSVVINQGWPLFQMDVINAFLHGDLEEEVFMKLPPGHPHSRNSMLVCKLHKSIYGLKQSSCAWHTKLSIALESLGFTRSSADSFLFIKIVSDHTLAVLIYVDYLIITGSNEAFIAQLKRSLQQQFSIKDLGSLKYFLGIEMAASRKGLFLNQRKYIIDLLQDVDMLHTKPVANPLDSKLTLDSSSKSLVSCTYYQQIAGNSLDRRSTTGYCMFIGGNLVSWKSKKQSIVARSSVEAEYRAMASAACELIWLKQLLADFGFHGVTPMTLFCDNQVAMHIASNPVFHERTKHIEVDCHYIRQQVQAKLILPQYVRSHNQLADVLTKALSSIQFHQLLSKLGSTNPLDPA, encoded by the exons ATGAAAGGCCACTTGAAAGAAGCCATTGATGTTGGCTCCATATTCTCTACACCAGTTAGTTACTCAGACGACACAAACACCTCCCACAAATTAAGCTCTGTATTATTGAATGAGTTCAACTACCTTTCTTGGTCAAGGGCTGTACCCATTGCCCTTGATGGAAGatctaaattgagttttatcAATGGTTCAACTGTTTCTCCTGAAGTGAATGATCCGGGGAATATGAAGCATGGTTGTTCAAAGACCAACTG GATTTTCCAGATCCATCGTGAAGTTGCCAGCCTTCACCAAGAAGACAAACCTTTTGTTCAATTATTGGGTAGTTTTAAAAACTTGTGGAATGAATTGGAAATGTACAGACCTCACACTACAGATGCCACCATACTACGAAAAAGGACTGAGGAGGACAAAATTTTTCAGCTATTAGCGAGTCTCAGTTCAGATTTTAAAGATCTGCGAAGCCACATTCTAATGAACCCTGAACTACCCACTTTTAAATTAGTGTGTGCCACCATTCAACGTGAAGAAATACACAGAAAAGTAATGACTCAGGAAGCTGGTGTGTCGGATACTCGTGCTTATCAAACCAAGTTGCTGCCGCGAGACAAGAGTTCTAGAAATGCTGATCATGGTCAGTACAGGTCACTATCTGAGAATAAAGCTTACAAAGGGAAACAACCTGATTCCAAGTGCCAATACTGTCATAATATTGGTCATCATATGGATCGTTGCTGGCTTCTACATCCCGAACTCAAGCCTAAATTTGCAAAGGATTTCAGGAGGCAAACAAGACGTGCAAACAATTCTAAGTCATACCTTGCCCATAATAATTCCAACCACACCGAGATTTTTCCTGCTACTCCGGGAACCTTGATATCTgattttgcaaattatttgcAAGACAA CAGAGATAGACCTGGAAAACAAGGTAAACTACTTGCTTTTATGACTGCGTTAGAACTTGTAAATTTGCATGATCTTTGGATAATTGATTCGGGTGCCACTGATCATATGTCCAATAAGTTAACCAGCATCCATGATTTTAAATCCTTTGTTCGTCCCACTTTTGTGTCTGTTGCTAACGGAAAAAATGCTTATGTTAAGGGAAAAG GAAAACAAGGAGAAGTTTTGtccaatttttttcctttgcccAGTATTGAGAACACTAATCATCTTCTGTCTATTGTTCTTAGTATTGATTGTGTTCTTCCCAATTCGGACCAACACACTCAATCTTCCACTGGATTCATACCCAACAATGATGGTCTGGGACAGAATCAACTTCCAGCTGCAACTAATCCTGCTTCTAATCCCAGCAATGATATTCTGCAGATTGACCAACAGATTCACCTCCAGTCTGCCATTGATTCCAGCAATTCCACAAGTGACCATATCAGTAACTCAGAACTGCTTGATGCTCTTGATGCTCTGCCATTCACTAGAAGAGTTTCTATTCGAACACGTCAACCGTCATCACGCATGCAAGACTATGTCACCTACAAC GCCATGCATGAAGAATTAAAGGCTCTTACTGAAAATCACGCATGGAATATAGTCTCATTACCTGCTGGAAAGGAAGCTGTTGGATGTCGTTGGATATTCAAGACAAAGTTTAAATCAGATGGGACAGTTGATCGCCATAAAGCTTGTTTAGTGGCACAAGGTTTTACTAAAAAATTTGGTGTTGATTACAAGGAGACATTTGCTCCTGTGGCCAAGATGACCACTGTTAGAGTTTTACTTTCAGTTGTTATCAACCAAGGGTGGCCTCTCTTCCAAATGGATGTCATCAATGCATTTTTACATGGAGATCTTGAAGAGGAAGTGTTCATGAAACTTCCTCCCGGACATCCTCACAGTAGAAACTCTATGTTGGTTTGCAAGCTTCACAAATCTATTTATGGCTTGAAGCAGAGCTCTTGTGCTTGGCATACAAAATTAAGCATTGCTCTTGAGAGTCTCGGTTTTACAAGAAGCTCTGCAGATTCCTTTTTGTTCATTAAAATTGTTTCTGATCATACACTAGCTGTACTGATATATGTCGATTATCTTATTATAACAGGGAGTAATGAAGCTTTCATAGCCCAGCTTAAACGGTCTCTCCAGCAGCAATTTTCGATAAAAGATCTTGGTTCATTGAAATATTTCTTAGGCATTGAAATGGCAGCCTCCCGTAAAGGACTTTTTCTCAATCAACGTAAATACATCATTGATTTATTGCAGGATGTCGATATGCTGCACACGAAGCCTGTTGCCAACCCTTTAGACAGTAAATTAACATTGGACTCTTCCAGTAAATCTCTTGTTTCTTGCACTTACTATCAGCAAATT GCAGGAAACTCTCTTGATCGTCGATCTACCACTGGATATTGTATGTTTATTGGTGGTAATTTGGTGTCCTGGAAAAGTAAGAAACAATCTATCGTTGCTCGGTCAAGTGTtgaagcagaatatcgtgctATGGCCTCTGCTGCCTGCGAATTGATATGGCTTAAACAACTTCTTGCTGATTTCGGTTTTCATGGGGTTACTCCCATGACATTGTTTTGTGACAATCAAGTTGCCATGCATATTGCGTCCAATCCGGTGTTTCATGAACGTACAAAGCACATCGAAGTTGATTGTCACTACATTCGTCAACAGGTTCAAGCCAAACTTATTTTACCCCAGTATGTTCGTTCTCATAATCAATTAGCTGATGTGCTCACAAAAGCGTTGTCATCTATTCAATTTCACCAGTTGTTGAGCAAGCTTGGATCTACCAATCCGCTCGATCCAGCTTGA
- the LOC133683174 gene encoding indole-3-glycerol phosphate synthase, chloroplastic-like — MAGLISLRSTRVPFLTKPKPSPLHHGPNNFSMNPNPGSGNRFSVTSIKAQQAEASTVNKEDELKAKEWEVRMLQEEVAASQGIRIRRRPPTGPPVHYVGPFEFRIQNEGNTPRNILEEIVWNKDVEVSHMKQRKPLSSLKKYLENAPPTRDFVGALREANHRTGFPGLIAEVKKASPSRGILREDFDPVEIAKAYEKGGAACLSVLTDEKYFKGSFENLEAIRNAGVKCPLLCKEFVVDAWQIFYARIKGADAILLIAAVLPDLDIKYMTKICKMLGLTALVEVHDEREMDRVLAIEGVELIGINNRNLETFEVDISNTKKLLEGERGQLIRQKDIIVVGESGLFTPDDIAYVQEAGVKAVLVGESIVKQSDPGKGISGLFGEDISL; from the exons ATGGCGGGGTTGATTTCTTTGAGATCAACAAGGGTTCCTTTCCTTACCAAACCCAAACCTTCTCCTCTCCATCACGGGCCCAACAACTTCTCCATGAACCCAAACCCGGGTTCCGGGAATCGGTTTTCCGTTACCTCCATTAAAGCTCAACAG GCTGAGGCTTCAACAGTGAACAAGGAAGATGAGCTAAAAGCGAAGGAATGGGAAGTGAGGATGCTGCAAGAAGAGGTAGCTGCTAGCCAAGGTATAAGAATCAGACGAAGGCCACCCACTGGCCCACCTGTGCACTATGTGGGACCCTTTGAATTTCGGATTCAGAATGAAGGCAACACTCCTCGTAACATCCTTGAGGAAATTGTTTGGAACAAGGATGTGGAAGTTTCTCAC ATGAAACAGAGAAAGCCACTTTCTTCGCTAAAGAAATATCTTGAGAATGCTCCTCCCACAAGGGATTTTGTTGGAGCTCTTAGGGAAGCAAATCATCGAACGGGGTTTCCTGGTTTGATTGCTGAAGTCAAGAAGGCTTCACCAAGTAGAGGGATTTTAAGAGAGGATTTTGATCCT GTTGAAATTGCCAAAGCTTACGAGAAAGGAGGAGCCGCATGTCTTAGTGTTTTGacagatgaaaaatattttaag GGGAGCTTTGAAAACCTGGAGGCAATAAGAAATGCTGGAGTAAAG TGCCCCCTGCTTTGCAAAGAGTTTGTTGTGGACGCATGGCAGATCTTCTATGCTCGGATTAAAGGTGCAGATGcgattcttttaattgctgCTGTTCTTCCTGATCTTGACATCAAATACATGACTAAGATATGCAAGATGCTTGGTTTGACTGCACTTGTGGAG GTCCATGATGAGAGAGAAATGGATCGCGTACTTGCAATAGAAGGGGTCGAACTTATTGGCATCAACAATCGTAACCTTG AAACATTTGAGGTTGATATCAGTAACACAAAGAAGCTTCTTGAAGGAGAGCGCGGTCAGCTTATCCGTCAAAAAGACATAATT GTTGTTGGGGAATCTGGGCTATTTACTCCTGATGATATTGCTTATGTGCAAGAAGCTGGTGTCAAAGCA GTTTTGGTTGGGGAGTCAATTGTGAAACAGAGTGATCCTGGGAAGGGAATATCAGGACTTTTTGGTGAAGATATCTCCTTGTAA